The genomic DNA AGCAATTATTTTTAGGAAGCTACCTAAAATTAATGTATTTATTGGTGTTATTTTAGCCTTTTTTGGTATTTGGTTATTAAATGGTGCTAAGTTAAATGGTTTTAACTTAGGTGATACATTAACATTTATTTCTGACTTAGCTTTTGTTGCTCAAATTATTGCTATTGATGTATTTACTTCAAAAAAGGATATAAATTCAATTAACACTGCACTAATCCAAATATCAACAGCAGCAGTTTTGTTTACTGCGTTTAGTTTGTTTTTCGAAAGAAAACCACTAAATTTTGGATTATTTAATACAGTTTCAATAATAACAATATTAGTAACAGGTGTTTTAGGAACTGCACTTGCTTTTACAATACAGGTTGTAGTCCAAAAATATACAACACCAACACATACTGCATTAATTTTTTCGGCAGAGCCTGTGTTTGGAGCCATTTTTGCATCTATTATACCTTCTTCAAATGGACAGGTTGAAATTTTAAGCCTTATTTCTTACATTGGTTGTTTTTTAATATTACTTGGCAATTTATCGGCTGAATTTGAATTTAAGTGGAGTGAAAAAAGATGAAAATTACTTTTTTGGGTGGAGCAAATGAAGTTGGGGCATCATCATGTATTATAAATATTTCAAATAAAAACATATTAATAGACTCTGGAATAAGAATGAAAGAAGAAAAACTCCCTAACCTTCAACTACTTAAAGATTATGGTGGAGTTGATTTTGCATTAATATCACATGCTCATATGGACCACATTGGAAGCTTTCCTATTGTAGCACGTGAATATCCCAATGTTTTGTATTATGCAACTCATGCAACTAAAGACTTAATTAAGGTTCTTTTGTATGACAGCATAAAAGTGATGGACCTTTGGGAAGAAGAAATTCCACTGTATGCCGAAAAAAATGTTGAAAATTTCTTAGATTCAATAGTTACTTATTCTTATAATTTCACTTTTGAACCTATTGAAGGTATTAAAATTACCTTTTTTCCTGCAGGGCATATTTTAGGGGCTTCAATGATATTTATTCAAAGCCCTGAAGGTAGTCTACTTTATACAGGTGATTTTTCAATAAGTAAGCAGCTAACTGTTGAAAAAGCAAGTATTCCAAAAATAAAACCAGATGTTGTAATTTGCGAGTCTACATATGGAGATAGAATTCACACAAATAGAACTTTTGAGGAAGAAAGGCTTTTTTTAGCAATACAAAATACAATAAAAAATGGTGGTAAGGTTTTAATTCCAGCTTTTGCAGTAGGTAGAGCTCAAGAGATTATATTAATATTAAAGAACTTTATGAAAAAGAAAAAAGAGAAATTCAATATATTTATTGATGGAATGGTAAAAGATGTAATTAGAATATATGAAAGAAACCCTAATTATATTAGCTCTCGATATTCAAAGCTGCTTCTAAAAGGTGAACAAGTTTTTAGAGGTGATAATGTTCTATTTATAGAAAATAAAAACCAACGTGAAAAGCTTTTATCAACAAATGAACCATGTGTAATTATCTCAAGCTCTGGGATGTTAACTGGAGGTCCTTCAGTTCTTTATGCCAAAAGTATTATATCTAATGAGAAAAACCTAATTGCAATAACTGGCTATCAAGATGAAGAATCTCCTGGAAGAAAACTATTAGAACTTACAGAGGACTTAAGTGAGAAAAAGATTGAATTTGATGGAAATATATATGATGTAAAATGTAAGGTTGATAAATTTGGTCTTTCTGCTCATGCTGACAGAACTGAGATTTTAGGTTTAATGCAGGTATTAAAACCAAAGAATATTATTTTTGTTCATGGGCAGGGAGAAGCAATAAATGAGCTTTCAAATATGGCTATAAAAGAACTTGATGCCTTTGTTTTAATTCCAAATAACTGCGAATTAAATTCAATTCAAGTTGAAAAACCAAGAAAACAACTAACCTATTTTAATGTAAAAAGACTTCAAAAAGATGACCATATTAATAGCTCTAATATTTATGAACTATGGCAATATCTTGTGTCACAAGGTCAAGTAGGTAATCATATAACATCTGAACATGCTATTACAATTTGGAATGGATATAAAGAGATTAATAATGATGAATCAAAACGTGTATTTGATATATTAAAAGAAACACCTTATTTTGAGCAAAATCACAAAAGACCATATTTATTTAAGATTTTATCAATTCAAGAGGTTGAAGAAAAAACAAAGCCTAAACTTATGGAACAGAACACTTTTAGAAATAAGGCTATTGAACTTTTTGAAGAATATGGACTATATAAAGTAAGTTTCGATGTTGCAAACAACTCTGCCACATTATTTTTTAATTATCCTAAGATAGCAGAAGAATTGATGGATAAAATAGAAAAATTACAAAGTGAAAGCCTTTGGGATATAAAAATAAATCAGAATATAAACTTAAATTATGCCAATAAAGAGATAACAGAGTTATGCAATAAATATAATATTGTTCCTTTTAAGATATCTTATAATCCAATTTCACAAATATTTTTAGTAAAGATTGAGAAAGAAAATCCTAACTTAGAAATAATTGCTGATAGATTCTATCAAAAATCAAGGATTAGAATTGAATTTGACTATCCAAAACAGAAACAAGAGATTTTTATAGAACAAAATAGTGATAAGATGGAACAAAACAAGGCATTAACATTAATAGAGATTGAATTTGAAGATAAACCACATAAAATCTACAAAAAGAGCATAAAAAATAACGGTCAATATATTGAGGTAAGCTTTATCTCACCGCAAATTGGAAATAGATACTTAAACCAAATAAAAAAACTACAAGAAAAGACTGGTTGGTCAATTGAAATATCAGAAAGCATAAATCAAAATGAGATATCAAAGATCATCTATGAAATGTTTAATCGGTTTAATATTGTTTTAGCTAAGAATCCAAGCTTTCTACCTCACCAGCTAAAATTTGTCGCATATACTACACAAGAGATTGATGAAGATTTAAAAAGATTAATTGAAGAAGAATTTATTGAAAAAACAGGTTTAAAAATTGACATTATAAAGAAATGAAAAATAAATGAGGCTATCCATCTGGATAGCCCTTTGTTAAACTTCAAATCTACTTTTAATAATCTCAATAGCCTTTTCTTCATCTTTTTGTTCTATCAAGTAGGATATATCAACCTCGCTAGTTGTTACCATTTTAAGTTCTACCCCTGCATCAGCAAGTGCTTGAAAGAGTGATGCAGCAACACCGGGGATATCTCTCATAGCCTCTCCATAAATTGAGAGCTTTAAGAGGTTTGATATGATATCAATACGAAGATTTGGTATATCCTTTTTAAAGTTGCTAAGAGCAATTATAGCCTTAGAAACATTCTCTTCATCCAAACTGAATGAAAGATTGACATTTCCTTTATACGGTGCAGTTTGGCTAATCATATCAATGTTAATATTATTTTTTGCAATTTCATTAAAGATTGAAGCAATCAAATTAATATTATTAGGAACATTATCAAGTGTTATCATAGCAACATTTGGATAAATATTAAGATTAGTAATAGGCTTCAAAAATAACACCTCACATATAATTAATTAAGTCGCTCATATTATATATACCCGCTTTTTGTTTAGTAATAAACTTTGAAGCGTTTAAAGCACCATAAGCAAAGATTTCCTTTGACATTGCTGTATGTTTTATCTCGATAATTTCATCTTGTCCAGCGAAAATAACACTATGCTCACCAACAATAGTTCCGCCTCTGATTGAATGAATACCTATTTCAGAAACATTTCTTTTTTTTCTCTTATTATGTCTATCATAGATATATTCAAAGCTATTATTTGCAACCTCATTTATTGCATCAGCAAGCATAAGTGCTGTACCTGATGGTGCATCTATTTTTTGGTTGTGGTGTTTTTCAATTATTTCAATGTCAAAACTTTTGCCTAAGGTTTTATATGCCTTTTGAATAAGATTCATAACTAAATTTACACCTAATGACATATTATAAGACCAAAAAACTGGTATATGTTTTGAAGCCTCAATTATTTTTTCCTTTTGTTCAGAACTAAATCCAGTTGTTGCAACAACTATAGGTTTTTTCATTTTAACTGCATAATCTAATACCCTTAGGGTTGCCTCTGGTATAGAAAAGTCTATTATACAGTCAAAATCAATGTTTATTTGGTCACAATTAGAAAATACTGGGTAATCAAAATTCCTTGTTTCATTAATATCAAGACCTGCAACAATTTTTATATCTTCAAAGTTTAATGCAGCAGTTGAAACAACTTTACCCATTTTTCCATTACAACCGTTTAGTAATACTTTTAACATTGGTATTCTCTCCATTTCAAAACTATTTTTAATTGACAAGTTTTATACCATAATCTAAAAGAGCTTTTTTAAGAATTTCTTTATTTTTTTCAGACATAGGAACTAATGGCAATCTTGGTTTTCCTACATTAAAGCCCATCATGTTAAGTGCTTCTTTAACTGGTATTGGGTTAACCTCAATAAATAAAGCCTTTATTATTGGAAGTAACTTAAGTTGTAATTCTTTTGCTTTTTTAATATCACCATTTAAGAAATATTCAACAATATCATGTGTTTCATTAGGCAAGATATTTGCAAGTACTGATATAACACCTATGCCACCTAAAGAAAGTATGGGAACAATTTGGTCATCATTTCCTGAATAAATGTCAATATCTGGACAAAGTTGAGCAATTTCAGCTATCTGAACAATATTGCTACTTGCTTCCTTTATTGCTCTGATGTTTGGTATTGTACTTAATTCTTTTACTGTTTCAGGTGTTATATTAAGACCAGTTCTTGAAGGAACATTATAAAGTATTATTGGTATTGAAACCTTTTCAGCAATTTTACTAAAGTGAGCTATAAGTCCTTTTTGTGTTGTTTTGTTATAGTATGGTGTTACGTGTAAAAGCCCATCAGCACCTAATTCTTGAGCTTTTATTGATAGCTCCACTGCATGCTTTGTATCATTGCTGCCTGTTCCTGCAATTACTGGCTTTTTTCCTGCAACTCTATCTATAACAAATCTAATAACTTCTAAATGTTCATCATCTGGCATAGTAGAAGGCTCACCAGTTGTTCCACAAACAATTATTGCATCTGTCTTACTTTCAAGATGAAAGTCAACCAATCTTGCTAAAACTTCATAATCAACAGATTCATCATCTTTAAATGGAGTAATTAAGGCAACACCAGAGCCTTTAAAAAGAGACATTTAAAATACCTCCTAAATAAAATAATACTCAATCAACTTTTGAGCTATCTGAACAGCATTGGTTGCTGCTCCTTTTCTAATGTTATCAGCAACAACCCAAAGATTAACGCCACTTTCAACGCTTTCGTCCCTTCTAATTCTACCAACATAAACCTCATCATGACCAGATGCATTTATTGGCATTGGGTAAATAAGCTTTTCTGGGTCATCTTCTACAATTACGCCTGGAGCATTTCTTAAAATTTCTTTTAATTCTTCTAGATCAAATTGCTTTTCAAACTCAACATTTATTGACTCACTATGACCATTAACAACAGGGACTCTAACTGTTGTAGCAGTTATCTTTAATGAATAATCGCCAAGTATTTTTTGTGTTTCGTTAATCATTTTCATTTCTTCTTTTGTATATCCATTTGGTAAGAATACATCAATGTGAGGTAGAACATTTCCTGCTATTGGATGTGGGAATTTCTTTGGTGCTTCACCTTTTATACCATTTTCAAGGTCAGCAACACCTTGTTGGCCAGCTCCAGAAACAGCTTGATATGTTGAATATACTATTCTCTTGATTTTATATTTGTCATGTAATGGTTTTAATACAACAACTGCTTGAATTGTTGAACAGTTAGGATTTGCAATAATATTTTTATGCCACTTAATATCATCAGGGTTTACTTCTGGGACAACTAACGGAACATCTTTTTCCATTCTCCAAGCACTGCTATTATCAACAACAATACATCCTTTTGAAGCTGCTATTGGAGCATATTTTAATGAAACTGATGCACCAGCTGAGAAAAGTGCAATATCAATGCCTCTATCAAATGAGTCTTCCTTTAGTTCTTCGATTACATATTTCTTTCCCATAAACTCTACTTCTTTTCCAGCTGATTTACTTGATGCAAATAAAAAGTATTCACTAACTGGTAAATTTCTTTCTTCTAAAACCTTAAGAAATGTTCTTCCAACTAAACCTGTGGCACCTACAACTGCCATTCTAATTTGTTTTTTCAATGACAAAACCTCCTCTTAAAAATAAAATAAAAAAGCTGGGGTATAACCAGCTTCTGTTAATATATTAATGTTGTAAAAATAATACAACACTATATATTAACAGATAGCGCTCCATCATAAAAGATGACAGTAGTATGGATATTCTCCATACTCCCAGGAGATTTTTTAAGGAAGTGAAAAATCTCCTTCGGCATCTTTTCCTTTCTGATAAGAATCATATATGCTTCCTACATATCATCTTATCATACTCTTAAAAGATGCACCTCTATCTATTAATATACTATTCACATTTTTGATATTTTGCTTACGTTTATATAATAATACCATTAGTGTTATTATAGTGTCAAATAAATTTTTAGTTAAAGCAATGTAAGAACTAAAGAGTATCCCCCCAGTTTTGCAGCAAATTTTAGAATAAGGTAGTCCGAAATTATTAATAGAACTGATGATTTCGGGTATTTTTATTTTGTTTTTTGTCAAAAATTAGTAGACAAATGTATGCTATTGTGATATAATATAACTATCTTTGTTAATTGTGAGGTATCGTTTTATGCATTTGAGTAAAATTAAAAATAAAAAAACTGGTCGTATTTATTTATCTATCGTTCAAAGCTATCGTGATAGCATTACTAAAAAGCCTAAGCATATTACTATTAAATCTCTTGGCTATCTCGATGAACTTCAAAAACAGTATGAAGACCCTATTGCCTTCTTTACCGAGGAAGTTCGAAAAATGAATGAACAAAATGTTACTGATAATTCAACAATATCTTTTTCTATAAATAAAGATGAACGTATTTCTGTTGATTCTACAAATCGAAAAAATTTTGGTTATGCAGCATTAAGTAAAATTTATCATGAGCTTAAAATTGATTCTTTCCTCAAAAACCGTCAAAGGCACACCAAAGAAGATTATGATGCTAACGCAATTATGAAACTCCTTGTATTTTCTCGTTTGCTTTACCCTGCTTCTAAGAAAAAAACTTATGAAAATAGAAATGTGTTCTTTGAGAATTTTGACTTCTCTTTAGATGATATATACAGATGCCTATCTCTTCTTAACAAATATAAAGATGACCTTCAACTATGGATTCATGAACACATAAAGGAAAAATACAATCGTAATACCAATTTGGTTTACTATGATGTAACTAATTATTACTTTGAAATTGATGAACAAGATGAACTACGCAGAAATGGAGACTCAAAGGAACATCGTCCAGATCCTATTGTTCAAATGGGCTTATTTATGGATACTAACGGAATTCCTATTACATATAAGCTTTTTCCTGGTAATTCACCAGATAAAACTACTTTAATTCCAGCATTAAGAAGAATTCAACATGATTATTCTTTGGGCAGAATTATTGTTGTTGCTGATAGAGGTATAATTAC from Caldicellulosiruptoraceae bacterium PP1 includes the following:
- the dapB gene encoding 4-hydroxy-tetrahydrodipicolinate reductase, with amino-acid sequence MLKVLLNGCNGKMGKVVSTAALNFEDIKIVAGLDINETRNFDYPVFSNCDQINIDFDCIIDFSIPEATLRVLDYAVKMKKPIVVATTGFSSEQKEKIIEASKHIPVFWSYNMSLGVNLVMNLIQKAYKTLGKSFDIEIIEKHHNQKIDAPSGTALMLADAINEVANNSFEYIYDRHNKRKKRNVSEIGIHSIRGGTIVGEHSVIFAGQDEIIEIKHTAMSKEIFAYGALNASKFITKQKAGIYNMSDLINYM
- the dapA gene encoding 4-hydroxy-tetrahydrodipicolinate synthase; the encoded protein is MSLFKGSGVALITPFKDDESVDYEVLARLVDFHLESKTDAIIVCGTTGEPSTMPDDEHLEVIRFVIDRVAGKKPVIAGTGSNDTKHAVELSIKAQELGADGLLHVTPYYNKTTQKGLIAHFSKIAEKVSIPIILYNVPSRTGLNITPETVKELSTIPNIRAIKEASSNIVQIAEIAQLCPDIDIYSGNDDQIVPILSLGGIGVISVLANILPNETHDIVEYFLNGDIKKAKELQLKLLPIIKALFIEVNPIPVKEALNMMGFNVGKPRLPLVPMSEKNKEILKKALLDYGIKLVN
- a CDS encoding ACT domain-containing protein; its protein translation is MKPITNLNIYPNVAMITLDNVPNNINLIASIFNEIAKNNINIDMISQTAPYKGNVNLSFSLDEENVSKAIIALSNFKKDIPNLRIDIISNLLKLSIYGEAMRDIPGVAASLFQALADAGVELKMVTTSEVDISYLIEQKDEEKAIEIIKSRFEV
- a CDS encoding MBL fold metallo-hydrolase, with the translated sequence MKITFLGGANEVGASSCIINISNKNILIDSGIRMKEEKLPNLQLLKDYGGVDFALISHAHMDHIGSFPIVAREYPNVLYYATHATKDLIKVLLYDSIKVMDLWEEEIPLYAEKNVENFLDSIVTYSYNFTFEPIEGIKITFFPAGHILGASMIFIQSPEGSLLYTGDFSISKQLTVEKASIPKIKPDVVICESTYGDRIHTNRTFEEERLFLAIQNTIKNGGKVLIPAFAVGRAQEIILILKNFMKKKKEKFNIFIDGMVKDVIRIYERNPNYISSRYSKLLLKGEQVFRGDNVLFIENKNQREKLLSTNEPCVIISSSGMLTGGPSVLYAKSIISNEKNLIAITGYQDEESPGRKLLELTEDLSEKKIEFDGNIYDVKCKVDKFGLSAHADRTEILGLMQVLKPKNIIFVHGQGEAINELSNMAIKELDAFVLIPNNCELNSIQVEKPRKQLTYFNVKRLQKDDHINSSNIYELWQYLVSQGQVGNHITSEHAITIWNGYKEINNDESKRVFDILKETPYFEQNHKRPYLFKILSIQEVEEKTKPKLMEQNTFRNKAIELFEEYGLYKVSFDVANNSATLFFNYPKIAEELMDKIEKLQSESLWDIKINQNINLNYANKEITELCNKYNIVPFKISYNPISQIFLVKIEKENPNLEIIADRFYQKSRIRIEFDYPKQKQEIFIEQNSDKMEQNKALTLIEIEFEDKPHKIYKKSIKNNGQYIEVSFISPQIGNRYLNQIKKLQEKTGWSIEISESINQNEISKIIYEMFNRFNIVLAKNPSFLPHQLKFVAYTTQEIDEDLKRLIEEEFIEKTGLKIDIIKK
- a CDS encoding aspartate-semialdehyde dehydrogenase, translated to MKKQIRMAVVGATGLVGRTFLKVLEERNLPVSEYFLFASSKSAGKEVEFMGKKYVIEELKEDSFDRGIDIALFSAGASVSLKYAPIAASKGCIVVDNSSAWRMEKDVPLVVPEVNPDDIKWHKNIIANPNCSTIQAVVVLKPLHDKYKIKRIVYSTYQAVSGAGQQGVADLENGIKGEAPKKFPHPIAGNVLPHIDVFLPNGYTKEEMKMINETQKILGDYSLKITATTVRVPVVNGHSESINVEFEKQFDLEELKEILRNAPGVIVEDDPEKLIYPMPINASGHDEVYVGRIRRDESVESGVNLWVVADNIRKGAATNAVQIAQKLIEYYFI
- a CDS encoding DMT family transporter; translated protein: MTKRQQHIADLLLLFVTCVWGASFILMKRTVESLAPSQYLAIRFILASIILFIIFFKRIKTIKRNELLYGFIIGIFLFLGMILQVIGLQFTYASKSAFITGLTVVLVPIFVAIIFRKLPKINVFIGVILAFFGIWLLNGAKLNGFNLGDTLTFISDLAFVAQIIAIDVFTSKKDINSINTALIQISTAAVLFTAFSLFFERKPLNFGLFNTVSIITILVTGVLGTALAFTIQVVVQKYTTPTHTALIFSAEPVFGAIFASIIPSSNGQVEILSLISYIGCFLILLGNLSAEFEFKWSEKR